CCTGGTGGAGTTTATTGAAAGCAATATCAAATCGTACCCCGAATACCATAAATACAAATGCCATTTTGTTGGCTCAATAGCCTACTCTTTTGCCGATGAGCTTACCTCGCTGTGCCACCTTCACGGTGTAAAAACGGGTAAAATCATCAAGCAGCCTATTCATGATCTGATGGCTTTTGTGCTGAAGCGGAATGAAATGGCTACCGAGGAGTAGTATTGAAACTGCTAAATTAAATAAGTAAATTTTATGCTACAGCTGGCGCACGCACAATGTCATTAAGTTAAGAGATTTGGTTGGCTGCACCAGAGGTGCAAAAGCTTTGTAGAAAATGAAATATATCGAATTTTTAGTGTGCCAGAGGTACACAACGCCGACGTTCCGTACCTCTGGCACGGCTTAGCAAGCTGAATATTTTACTACAAAGCTGTTCTCCCTCTGGGAGATTTCCTTAACTTAATGACATTGGGCGCACGCATGCCGCGTGTGCCCCCCCGCATGCTAAGTCTCAGCAACACAAATAATACCACTAAGATTTTCCTTCCATTCGCGTTCTTGCCTCTTTATTCTTGCTTTCTTGCTTCTTCTCCTGCTTCTTCATTCTTCTTCTCCTGCCTCTTTACTCTTACTGTCCTGCCTCTCTTCTTCCCCTCCTTTTGTCATCCCTGCCTAATAAAAATTAATTCAGGAACGATTATTCCAAAACAGGCTTACATTTGCGGAACAAACATTCCAAAAACACAAAACAAAACATCTGAAAAAAATGAAAAAGTTAGAAAACAAAGTAGCCGTTGTAACCGGAGCATCAAAAGGCATCGGTGCCGAAATAGCAAGAGGATTAGCAGCAGAAGGTGCTACGGTAGTGGTAAATTACTCGTCAGATAAAGCAGGCGCGGATAAAGTAGTTGCTGATATTACCGGCAATGGCGGCAAAGCTATCGCAGTGCAGGGCGATGTTTCAAAAACCGCCGATGTGGAGCGTATTTTCGCAACAACAACTGAGGCTTTCGGTTCGGCCGATATCCTGGTTAATAATGCCGGTGTATATCAATTTACCCCTATCGAGGATGTAACTGAAGAAGAGTTTCACCGTCAGTTTAATATCAACGTATTAGGGTTATTATTGGCAACCAAAGGTGCTGTGGCCAGCTTTGGTGATAAAGGTGGCAGCATAATTAACATCAGCTCAACTGTAACCCGTATCACTCCTCCGCAAAGTGCTATCTACACCGGCACAAAAGGCGCGGTTGATTCTATCACACAGGTATTATCAAAAGAGCTTGGTCCAAAGAAAATCCGTGTAAACGCCATTAACCCAGGCATGGTTGAAACTGAGGGTACACATACCGCGGGTTTTATCGGTAGTGATTTTCAGGTAAATATGGAAGCGACAACGCCGCTTGGCCGTATCGGTCAGCCAAATGATATAGCGCCTGTGGCCGTGTTCCTGGCATCTGATGATTCACGTTGGTTAACCGGCGAGATCATTATTGCCAGCGGCGGTATAAGGTAAGCTAAGGTTCGCGTTTAAACAATTAACTAAAAATGAATAGCTTTGCCTTTTAAAACAGGCGAAGCTTTTTTTATTATGGCACGAACCAAGGATTTTGATGAAGAAGAGGTACTGAATAAGGCCATCTGTATTTTTTGGAACAAGGGATACAATGGCACCTCTATGCAGGATCTGGTAGATGGCCTCGGCATAAGCCGGTCAAGCATGTACGATACTTTTACAGATAAGCATACCCTGTATATTAAAGCCCTTGAAAGCTATCAGAAAAAGGCCGATCAGCACGTTTGTAACATCATTAAAACCAACGGCAGCGCCAAGGCGGCTATAAAAAAACTGCTTGAACTAACTGTTGATGACCTGATAAAAGATGATCAGCAAAAAGGCTGTTTTATGGTGAATGCCGAAATTGAAGTAGCATCGCACGATGATTGTGTAAAAGAAATGATTTGTAAAAGTGTGCAAACAATGGAAAATGCTTTCCACTACGCTATAAAAAGCGGCCAGGAAACCGGCGAGATCACGGCCCGCCAGGATGCCCGCGCGCTTGCCCGTTTCATATCTAATACCATTAAAGGCTTGCAGGTATCGGCAAAATCAATTCAGGACCGCGCTTTTTTTGATGATATTATCCAGACTACGCTTTCGGTACTTGATTAAGCAGTTAATACCTGCTTTCTCTTCAACCGCATCCCCAGCAAAAACAACACACCTACACCTGTAAGTATACAACCTGCCTGCGGAATATAATCACCGTGCTTCACATAAAAGGTAAGTTCGCTGTTTAAGTTGATATCCTGCTTAATGGCAGTTTTGGTCCACCATTCGGTATGTTTAACCACATCGCCCCGTTGGTTGATAAATGCCGAGATCCCGGTATTGGCCGAGCGGCAAACCCAGCGGCGGGTTTCGATGGCGCGCAGCTTGGCATAATCCAGGTGCTGATCTTTGCCTGAAGTGTTTTCCCACCAGCCATCATTGGTAATTATCGCTATAAACTGCGCCCCTTTTTTAACCGACCGGGCAACATAGCCGCCCCAGATAGATTCAAAACAAATTGATGGCGCAGCACCAATGCCGCTTTGCGAGTAAAACACACCCGCATCTTTATCAGGAGCATAAGTACCGGTAGCACCGCCCAGATGTTCAAATACCGGCTTCAGGAACGATAGCGCATTGCCAAACGGCAACGACTCGGCACCGGGTACCAATCGCGATTTATGGTAGGTTTGCAGCCTGTCGCCGTTTTCAATGCTCAGGGCCGTGTTGTAGCTGTCATAAAACCCTCCCTCCTGCATCGGCTTGGCAGTTTCGGTGGCCCTGGTATCATATGTTTTATACGTTTCGGCACCGGTTATCAGGTTTGCATTTTTGTAATTGCGCAAAAAGAAGCGGGCCTGCCCTATCAGGTTGCTGCTTCGCAGTTTATCCTCATCAATATATTCGGGTAAAGCCGTTTCGGGCCAGATAAAATACTCGGTATTAGGCTGCGCTATCTGCCGCGAAAGATGGATCAGGATATCAACCTGCAAATTAGCCGGAATATTCCCCTCTTTTTCATAAGGGTCAATATTGGGCTGTGCCACCACTACGTTTGATGGGTTTTGCTCCTCAACATAATTGCTATAAACCGACAGCGAGTAGCCAAGCGGTGCCAATAAAACCACTAACGCAACGCCGATTAGCGATAAACGGGTATTTTTTGTTTGCGCTTCGCGGAGGCCAACGTAAATCAAAAACACGAGGATATTAATTGTACAGACCCACAATGTACCGCCGTAAACGCCGGTATACTCATACCATTGTACCCACTGGTGCGAAATGGCAAAACCATTGCCCAAAGTCATCCACGGAAAATTCAGATCCCAGCTTTGGTGCAGGTACTCGTAACCTACCCAAAAACAAACAAGGCCAATGAGCGCCACCCATCGCGGAGCAACTAATCTTAACCTGTAGTACAGCCAAAAAGCCGCAGCCATTAACAAGGGCCCAAGCGAATAAGGGATCAATGTAATAGGAATTGCTACAATTTCGCCCACTATTTTAAGGGCATTATAAACCCAGTAAACGCAAAGCGTATTCCAGATTAAAAAACCAATGAAGGCGGTGTTGAATACGCGTCTGCCTTTTTTTGCCTTATCATCTTTAATAATGTTTTCGATAGCCAGCAACATTGGCACAAAGCCAATAAACAGTAAAAAAGTGGTATAAGGTGTAGGCGGCCAGGCTATCCACAAAAGCAGACCTGATAGTATAGCTAATGGTAGGTTTTTTTTCATGTAAGATATGATTCCCGTCCGTCATTGCGAGGAACGAAGCAATCGCGAACTATACAGGGCGAACCTGCTTATCGGGGATTGCTTCGTTCCTCGCAATGACGTCTGGGTAAATTTATATACTATTTATTCCTCCTCCTCATCCCTGTCATACTTCCCCTTGGTCGGTTTAGTCGGAGCCCCGGCCACGCACATCACAAACTCGCCTTTCATAGGATGGGTTTCAAAGTACTGCTTTACCTCGGCAACTGTACCCCGTACTGTTTCCTCAAACATTTTGGTTAGTTCGCGCGATACCGAGATCTGCCTGTCGGCACCAAAATAGGTGGCCATCTCATCCAGCGTTTTTAACAAACGGTGCGGCGACTCGTAAAGTATAATGGTACGCTCTTCAAGCGCTAAAAATTTATAGCGGGTTTGCCGACCTTTTTTCAACGGCAAAAAACCCTCAAAGCAAAACTTATCTGTAGGGAAGCCGGAGTTAACCAACGCCGGCACAAAAGCAGTAGCACCGGGCAAACACTCAACAGCGATATTGAACTTTAAAGCCTCGCGCACCAGATAAAATCCCGGGTCGGAAATGGCCGGCGTACCGGCATCCGAGATGAGCGCAATGTTTTTCCCTTCCAGCAAAAATTTCACTATCTCGTTGCTTGATTGGTGTTCATTATGCTGATGGTGCGAAAACACTTTTTGATGGATCTCGAAATGTTTCAGCATAGGTGCCGAAGTACGGGTATCCTCGGCCAAAATCAGATCGGCCTCTTTCAGCACACGGATGGCCCTGAAGGTCATATCCTCAAGGTTACCTATCGGGGTTGGAACTAAGTATAGTTTACCGGGCATTAGTTAGTTTGCAGTTATCAGTTTGCAGTAGGCAATTCAGTTTTGGTAAGTGACTGGCTATTTGCATTTATTACTGAAGCATAGCATCCTGAATAAAAAACTGCAAACTGCACACTACAAACTGCCAACTGATTATATCTTTGCCTAAAAAATAAAATAATGCTGCAAGTTAGTTATATCCGTGATAACCGGGAACAGGTTTTGGAACGTTTGGCTGTAAAAAATTTTAAACAGCCCGAACTGGTTGATGAAATAATTGAACTGGATGATAAACGCCGCTCCACTCAAACCAGTATGGATAACGTTTCGGCCGAGGCCAATGCAGCTGCAAAACAAATAGGCGAGCTGATGCGTACCGGCAAAAAAGACGAAGCCGAAGGCATCAAAGCTAAAACCGGTGCATGGAAAGAAGAGATCAAAAAATTTGGCGATCTGCTTGCTGCCACAGAAGAAGAGCTTTACCAAAAACTGGTTTTGCTACCCAATCTGCCCCACAGCTCGGTACCCAAAGGCCTTACGCCCGAGGATAATGAAGTTGTTTTAGAGAACGGCGATAAACCGGAACTGCCTGCCGATGCCCTGCCGCATTGGGAACTGGCTGCCAAATACGGCCTGATAGATTTTGAACTTGGTGTTAAAATAACCGGTGCCGGTTTCCCGGTATATAAAGGCAAAGGTGCCAAACTGCAACGCGCACTCATCAATTATTTTATTGACGAGGCCGAAAAAGCTGGCTATAGCGAAGTAAGCGTACCGCTGATGGTGAATGAAGCATCAGGTTTCGGCACATCACAGCTGCCGGATAAGGAAGGGCAGATGTATCATGTAGGTATTGATAACCTGTACCTCATCCCTACTGCCGAGGTACCTATCACCAACCTGTACCGCGACGTTATTGTGAAAGAAGACCAGCTACCTATCCGCAATTGCGGGCATACGCCATGTTTCCGCCGCGAAGCTGGATCATACGGCGCGCATGTACGTGGCCTTAACCGCTTGCACCAGTTTGATAAGGTGGAGATTGTTACCATTGCACATCCCGATAAATCGTACGAGATATTGGAACTAATGAGCAATCACGTACAGGGCTTATTGAAAAACTTAGGTTTGCCTTACCGCGTATTGCGCCTTTGCGGCGGCGATATGGGCTTTGGCTCGGCTTTAACTTACGATATGGAAACCTGGAGCGCTGCGCAACAACGCTGGCTGGAAGTATCATCGGTATCAAACTTCGAAACTTTTCAGAGCAACAGACTTAAACTGCGTTTCCGTAATGCCGATGGTAAAACGCAGTTGGCGCATACGCTTAATGGCAGCGCGTTGGCTTTGCCTCGTATCGTGGCTACTTTATTAGAGAACAACCAAACTGAAAAAGGTATTAAAGTACCCGAAGTGCTGGTGCCTTACACTAAGTTTGAGTGGATAGATTAATTTTTTAATGACGCAACATCCATAGTTAATTCATTAAAGCATTACATAATCATCCGAACAAAGCCGCCTCTTTAATTGGGGTGGCTTTGTTATTTATATGCTGATGCTTTTAATACAGCGGCATCCTGCGGATGTCTGTGCCGAAATTATACTACGCCTTTTACAAAACTGTTAAATCAGGCACTAACTCGTTGATAATTATTGCTAAAATCATAATTTGTAAAATAATCCTTGCAAATCAGAAAATAATCTACTTACTTTACCGACATTATATATGACAATTAACAACACCATTTCTACCATTATTATTACCACCGGTATAAACCTCGGAGGAAGATAATCGTATGGTGTAAAAACATAAAATGAAAACCAAAAGAAAAAACCTTCCTCCGCAAAGAGGAAGGTTTTTTTGTTATAGAACGATTACTAAACCATAAATGAAAGTTTTAAAATTCGGAGGTACTTCCGTTGGGTCTGTAGCCAGCATCCAAACCCTGTTAAACATCCTGAAGGATGAAGTAAAAAATGAAGAGAAACCGGTGGTGGTGCTATCGGCCATGGGCGGCGTAACCAACCTGCTCTCGGCTATGGCCGAAGATGCGGCAAACGGCAAAGAATTTACTGCCGGACTGGCCGAGCTGGAAAAACGCCACTTTGATACGGTAAAAGCCCTGCTTGATGTGCAAAACCAAAACCCGGCACTTACCCGCTTAAAAATCCACTTCAACCAGCTGGAAGAATTGTTACAGGGCGTACTTACCCTGCGCGAACTTACCCCGAAAACCCGCGACCAGGTACTGGCTTTCGGCGAGCGCTGTTCAACTCTGATGGTGAGCAAAATTGCCGCCCAGCATTTTGGCGATGTGCTGTTTGTTGATGCCGCCGACGTAATCAAAACGGATAGCGCCTTCGGCAATGCCCGTGTTAATACCGAGCTTACCGAACAACTGATAAAAGGCCTGTATGCCGAAAACAAAGGCAAAACCCTGATCGTTACCGGCTTTATTGCCTCAAACGATGTCGGGCAGACTACTACTTTAGGTCGCGGTGGTTCTGATTATACTGCTGCCATCTTCGGCGCGGCGTTAAATGCCCAGGAAATTCAGATCTGGACGGACGTTAACGGTATGATGACCGCCGATCCGCGGATGGTGAAAAAAGCATTCTCGTTAACCGAGCTTACTTATACCGAAGCGATGGAGCTCTCTTACTTCGGTGCCAAGGTGATCTACCCGCCAACCATGATCCCGGCTTTCATGAAAAAGATTCCTATCGTTATCAAAAATACTTTCGAGCCGGAGTTTGAGGGTACCGTGATCCGTCATGATTGCAAGGCTTCTACCCTGCCTATCAAAGGTATTTCATCTATCAATAATATCAGCATCCTCAATTTAGAGGGTAGCGGCATGGTTGGTAAATCGGGTTTTAGCGGCAGGTTGTTCTCGCTGCTGGCCCGTGAGCAGATCAACGTGATCCTCATTACCCAGTCATCTTCAGAGCACAGCATCACTTTCGCCGTTCAGCCTCAGGATACCGAAAGAGCCAAACAGGTTATTGAGCAGGAGTTTGAACTGGAGCTGGCCGCCAAAAAACTGGAGCATATCGTAATCGAAAAAAACTTAGCTATCCTGGCTATAGTAGGCGAAAACATGAAGCAAACGCCCGGCATGTCGGGCAAGTTGTTCCATGCGTTGGGCCGTAACGGCGTTAACGTAAGGGCTATAGCGCAAGGTTCTTCAGAATATAATATCTCGGTGATCATCTCGGCTAATGATTTATCAAAAGCGCTAAACGCCGTGCACGATGCCTTTTTTGTACAGCTTACTAAAACCCTGCATGCATTCTGCTTGGGTACCGGCAACATAGGCAAAACTTTGTTCAACCAATTAAATGCCCATACCCAATACCTGAAAGATAACAACGGTATCCAGGTTAAAATAGCCGGTATCAGCAATACCCGCAAAATGACTTTCAACAGCGATGGTATTTCGCTGGATACCTGGCAGCATGATCTGGATAACGCGCTACACGAAGCCGACCTGGCTAATTTTGTAGAGCGCATGAAGGAAATGAACCTGCCTAACTGCGTATTTATTGATAACACCGCCAGCCCTAAGCCAATTGCTTTTTACGAGGAGGTTTTCAAAGCCAATATCTCGGTTATTACCTGTAATAAAATAGGAAACTCGGGCAGCTATCAGCAATACCGTACTTTTAAAGATACCGCCCGCGCCCATGGCGTTGATTTCTTTTACGAAACCAACGTTGGTGCAGGCCTGCCGATCATTAACACACTTAACAACCTGATGAACAGCGGCGACAGGGTGCAGCGTATCGAGGCTATCCTTTCGGGCACCATCTCGTTCATCTTTAATAATTTTAAAGGCGATGCCAACTTCCATGATGTGGTAAAAGAAGCACAGGATAAAGGCTACACAGAACCCGATCCGCGCGACGACCTGAGCGGCAAGGATTTTATGCGTAAAATGCTCATCCTTGCCCGTGATGCAGGTTATGCGATGGAAGAAAGCGATGTAGAAATTGAAAGCGTACTGCCAAAAGCCAGCCTTGAAGCCAAAACCGTTGAAGACTTTTATGCTACCCTTAAAACCGAAGACGCGCACTTTGCCAAACTGAAAGATGCGGCCGAGAAAGATGGCAAGGTTTTACGCTACATTGGTAAGCTTGAAAATGGCAAAGTAAGCATCACCCTACAAATGGTTGATGAAAACCACCCATTCTACATGCTATCGGGCAGCGATAACATCATCTCTTTCACAACCGACAGGTACCGCGAGCGCCCACTGGTTGTAAAAGGCCCCGGCGCAGGTGCCGAAGTAACCGCCGCAGGTGTATTTGCTGATTTAATAAACGTAGGCGCGAATTAAGCTTTTTCAAATCCCCTCTTGAGAGGGGGCGCGGAGGAAAAGAGCGCGAGCAGGGGTGTGTTATACGAGCGATAAACCATACAGGATAACACACCCCTCCACCCCTCTCAAGAGGGGAATCACACAGTCCCCGCTTCTTAGCTTCAAAAAGCTATGCAGGCGATGATCAATAGTTTGATATTTTAAATAATGGAAGATAATAAGTTACAAGAATTAGCCCCCACTCCTTTAGCTCCCCCTTCAGGGGGCCGGGAGGGCGACAGCGTTCACGTTTTCGCCCCGGCAACGGTAGCCAACGTAGTTTGCGGATTCGATGTGTTAGGTTTTGCCGTTGATGAGCCCGGCGACGAAGTGATTATGCGCGTTACCAACAAGCCCGGCATCACCCTAAGCAAAATTACCGGTGATGATGGTCGTTTACCGCTCGATCCGGCTAAGAACACCGTGAGCGTGAGTGTTCAACATTACTTGCAGAGCGTTGGTCGTACCGATATCGGTTTAGATATCGAACTGCATAAAAAAATGCCTATTGGTAGTGGCCTGGGTTCAAGCTCGGCCAGTACCGTTGCGGGGTTGTTTGCTATTAAAACTTTGTTGGGCGATAATGCAGACCCGATAAAATTGCTTCCTTTTGCTATGAAGGGCGAGGAAATGGCTTGCGGGCATGGCCACGCCGATAATGTGGCTCCAGCCTTGTTTGGTGGCTTTGTGCTGATCCGTAGTTATGAGCCTTTGGATGTGGTAAGATTACCGCACCCTAAAGATTTGTGGTGTGCCATTGTATTCCCTGATGTGGATGTACCTACCCGCGAAGCCCGCCAGATTATCCGCAAAAACATCCAGATGAAAGACGCCGTTACCCAGTGGGGCAACATAGCCGGCCTGGTAAGCGGCTTGTTTATGCAGGACATCGACCTGATTGGCCGCAGTATGAAGGATGTGCTGGTTGAGCCGGTACGCTCCATGCTCATCCCCGATTTTTATAAAATGCGCGAAATGGCCATGGAACTTGGCGCGGTAAGCTTTGGTATCTCCGGCTCAGGCCCGTCGGTTTTTGCTTTTACTAAAGATGAAGCGACAGCCCGTGCTATTACGCAGAAGTTACAGCAGCACTTAACCGGGCTTAAGATTGGCTCTAATAGTTATGTATCAACCATAAATGACGCAGGGCCGAAAGTTTTGGGCTAATCATCCAAAATCCGCTATAACCCATCACTTCATTGCGAGGTACGAGGCAATCGCACGGAAGCAGGTTCGCTCTGTATAGTTCGCGATTGCTTCGTACCTCGCAATGACGTGGCGGAGGAGGCCCTCAATAAAAAAAAACGAAATCGAACATCCGAATTCCGAAATCAAAAAATGAAACTCTACAGTACCAATAATACCCTATCTGAAGTATCCTTTAAAGATGCCGTTTTTAACAGCATGCCGCAGGATAAAGGCCTGTACATGCCTTACAGCATCCCGCGTTTGGATGATGAATTTATCAACAACCTTGATAAATATTCCCTGCCCGAGATCGCCTTTAAAGTAGCCCAAAACCTGCTTGAAGATTCGATCCCGACAGACGATCTGAAAGCGCTGATTGATGATGCCATCAACTTTCCTGCCCCAATAGTAAAACTGCAGGACAATGTTTATGTGCTCGAACTTTTCCACGGCCCATCACTGGCTTTTAAAGATTTTGGTGCCCGCTTCATGAGCCGCGTAATGAGCTATTTTCTTGAGCCGGGCGAAAAGCAGCTCGACGTATTAGTGGCCACCAGCGGCGATACCGGCGGTGCCGTAGCGCTTGGCTTTTTAGGTGTTCCTAACACTCGTGTAACCATCCTTTACCCCAAAGGCAAGGTAAGCGGTGTGCAAGAGCAGCAATTAACCACCAATGGCCAAAACATCCGCGCGCTTGAAGTTGATGGCACATTTGATGATTGCCAGGCTTTGGTAAAACAAGCTTTTGTTGATGAGGATTTGAATGCAAAATTCCGTTTAACATCGGCCAACTCTATCAATATAGCCCGCCTTGTGCCGCAAACTTTTTATTATTTCAATGCTTATGCTCAACTGTTAAGGCAGGGCATTAAAAAAGTAATATTCTCGGTACCAAGCGGTAACTTCGGTAACATCGGCGCCGGTTTATTGGCCTGGAAA
The sequence above is a segment of the Mucilaginibacter celer genome. Coding sequences within it:
- a CDS encoding SDR family NAD(P)-dependent oxidoreductase, whose protein sequence is MKKLENKVAVVTGASKGIGAEIARGLAAEGATVVVNYSSDKAGADKVVADITGNGGKAIAVQGDVSKTADVERIFATTTEAFGSADILVNNAGVYQFTPIEDVTEEEFHRQFNINVLGLLLATKGAVASFGDKGGSIINISSTVTRITPPQSAIYTGTKGAVDSITQVLSKELGPKKIRVNAINPGMVETEGTHTAGFIGSDFQVNMEATTPLGRIGQPNDIAPVAVFLASDDSRWLTGEIIIASGGIR
- a CDS encoding TetR/AcrR family transcriptional regulator — its product is MARTKDFDEEEVLNKAICIFWNKGYNGTSMQDLVDGLGISRSSMYDTFTDKHTLYIKALESYQKKADQHVCNIIKTNGSAKAAIKKLLELTVDDLIKDDQQKGCFMVNAEIEVASHDDCVKEMICKSVQTMENAFHYAIKSGQETGEITARQDARALARFISNTIKGLQVSAKSIQDRAFFDDIIQTTLSVLD
- the lnt gene encoding apolipoprotein N-acyltransferase yields the protein MKKNLPLAILSGLLLWIAWPPTPYTTFLLFIGFVPMLLAIENIIKDDKAKKGRRVFNTAFIGFLIWNTLCVYWVYNALKIVGEIVAIPITLIPYSLGPLLMAAAFWLYYRLRLVAPRWVALIGLVCFWVGYEYLHQSWDLNFPWMTLGNGFAISHQWVQWYEYTGVYGGTLWVCTINILVFLIYVGLREAQTKNTRLSLIGVALVVLLAPLGYSLSVYSNYVEEQNPSNVVVAQPNIDPYEKEGNIPANLQVDILIHLSRQIAQPNTEYFIWPETALPEYIDEDKLRSSNLIGQARFFLRNYKNANLITGAETYKTYDTRATETAKPMQEGGFYDSYNTALSIENGDRLQTYHKSRLVPGAESLPFGNALSFLKPVFEHLGGATGTYAPDKDAGVFYSQSGIGAAPSICFESIWGGYVARSVKKGAQFIAIITNDGWWENTSGKDQHLDYAKLRAIETRRWVCRSANTGISAFINQRGDVVKHTEWWTKTAIKQDINLNSELTFYVKHGDYIPQAGCILTGVGVLFLLGMRLKRKQVLTA
- the rsmI gene encoding 16S rRNA (cytidine(1402)-2'-O)-methyltransferase, which gives rise to MPGKLYLVPTPIGNLEDMTFRAIRVLKEADLILAEDTRTSAPMLKHFEIHQKVFSHHQHNEHQSSNEIVKFLLEGKNIALISDAGTPAISDPGFYLVREALKFNIAVECLPGATAFVPALVNSGFPTDKFCFEGFLPLKKGRQTRYKFLALEERTIILYESPHRLLKTLDEMATYFGADRQISVSRELTKMFEETVRGTVAEVKQYFETHPMKGEFVMCVAGAPTKPTKGKYDRDEEEE
- the serS gene encoding serine--tRNA ligase, which produces MLQVSYIRDNREQVLERLAVKNFKQPELVDEIIELDDKRRSTQTSMDNVSAEANAAAKQIGELMRTGKKDEAEGIKAKTGAWKEEIKKFGDLLAATEEELYQKLVLLPNLPHSSVPKGLTPEDNEVVLENGDKPELPADALPHWELAAKYGLIDFELGVKITGAGFPVYKGKGAKLQRALINYFIDEAEKAGYSEVSVPLMVNEASGFGTSQLPDKEGQMYHVGIDNLYLIPTAEVPITNLYRDVIVKEDQLPIRNCGHTPCFRREAGSYGAHVRGLNRLHQFDKVEIVTIAHPDKSYEILELMSNHVQGLLKNLGLPYRVLRLCGGDMGFGSALTYDMETWSAAQQRWLEVSSVSNFETFQSNRLKLRFRNADGKTQLAHTLNGSALALPRIVATLLENNQTEKGIKVPEVLVPYTKFEWID
- the thrA gene encoding bifunctional aspartate kinase/homoserine dehydrogenase I, with amino-acid sequence MKVLKFGGTSVGSVASIQTLLNILKDEVKNEEKPVVVLSAMGGVTNLLSAMAEDAANGKEFTAGLAELEKRHFDTVKALLDVQNQNPALTRLKIHFNQLEELLQGVLTLRELTPKTRDQVLAFGERCSTLMVSKIAAQHFGDVLFVDAADVIKTDSAFGNARVNTELTEQLIKGLYAENKGKTLIVTGFIASNDVGQTTTLGRGGSDYTAAIFGAALNAQEIQIWTDVNGMMTADPRMVKKAFSLTELTYTEAMELSYFGAKVIYPPTMIPAFMKKIPIVIKNTFEPEFEGTVIRHDCKASTLPIKGISSINNISILNLEGSGMVGKSGFSGRLFSLLAREQINVILITQSSSEHSITFAVQPQDTERAKQVIEQEFELELAAKKLEHIVIEKNLAILAIVGENMKQTPGMSGKLFHALGRNGVNVRAIAQGSSEYNISVIISANDLSKALNAVHDAFFVQLTKTLHAFCLGTGNIGKTLFNQLNAHTQYLKDNNGIQVKIAGISNTRKMTFNSDGISLDTWQHDLDNALHEADLANFVERMKEMNLPNCVFIDNTASPKPIAFYEEVFKANISVITCNKIGNSGSYQQYRTFKDTARAHGVDFFYETNVGAGLPIINTLNNLMNSGDRVQRIEAILSGTISFIFNNFKGDANFHDVVKEAQDKGYTEPDPRDDLSGKDFMRKMLILARDAGYAMEESDVEIESVLPKASLEAKTVEDFYATLKTEDAHFAKLKDAAEKDGKVLRYIGKLENGKVSITLQMVDENHPFYMLSGSDNIISFTTDRYRERPLVVKGPGAGAEVTAAGVFADLINVGAN
- a CDS encoding homoserine kinase, with product MEDNKLQELAPTPLAPPSGGREGDSVHVFAPATVANVVCGFDVLGFAVDEPGDEVIMRVTNKPGITLSKITGDDGRLPLDPAKNTVSVSVQHYLQSVGRTDIGLDIELHKKMPIGSGLGSSSASTVAGLFAIKTLLGDNADPIKLLPFAMKGEEMACGHGHADNVAPALFGGFVLIRSYEPLDVVRLPHPKDLWCAIVFPDVDVPTREARQIIRKNIQMKDAVTQWGNIAGLVSGLFMQDIDLIGRSMKDVLVEPVRSMLIPDFYKMREMAMELGAVSFGISGSGPSVFAFTKDEATARAITQKLQQHLTGLKIGSNSYVSTINDAGPKVLG
- the thrC gene encoding threonine synthase — its product is MKLYSTNNTLSEVSFKDAVFNSMPQDKGLYMPYSIPRLDDEFINNLDKYSLPEIAFKVAQNLLEDSIPTDDLKALIDDAINFPAPIVKLQDNVYVLELFHGPSLAFKDFGARFMSRVMSYFLEPGEKQLDVLVATSGDTGGAVALGFLGVPNTRVTILYPKGKVSGVQEQQLTTNGQNIRALEVDGTFDDCQALVKQAFVDEDLNAKFRLTSANSINIARLVPQTFYYFNAYAQLLRQGIKKVIFSVPSGNFGNIGAGLLAWKMGLPVEKFIAATNANDTVPEFLKTGVYQPKPSVATLSNAMDVGNPSNWVRIADLFKNDTEALKELVVGFKYDDEQTVKAINWVFDSYDYVVCPHTAIAWQALTDYQQDHVAADTAGAFLSTAHPCKFPDVFSPEVAAKIDVPEQVKELESKTKLAVAISKDFADFKGYLLGVD